A single region of the Dehalococcoides mccartyi genome encodes:
- a CDS encoding ABC transporter permease — translation MKEILHYAWIEIIRRPARSIGNMLGYSLALAIVVVLFSVLSFSQDASTAVLNSTGTHFITYLPQCNTEACAVDLKDPLHEGFIANNTPAKVISADIVSQITALDTVKDASAFILFRFYDEATAKYTLVAGFDPLNGTAVKTNCCAAGDIIQGEFLTSTDTGLVMLEESFALAENLPVGFRLDIGGQSFQVGGIINAGIRPGKADVYMPINELRTLINTRLNTALPSDATNIILVESAGADVHYHAINQVEEIMGDRSLVSTYACSKPASTAMGIGENGIWLISGILLISVIALALKSEYSAVLERRRDIGILKAIGLNNSTIVWQITAQSVIQALIGAGAGILLGIILIYTVPFASLSGIVSQDTLGIDWTVTLSAFGLAIAGGIIAGIIPAVSEASMRPAESLRGL, via the coding sequence ATCCGCCGTCCTGCCCGCAGCATTGGCAATATGCTGGGCTACAGCTTGGCACTAGCCATTGTCGTAGTATTGTTTTCAGTGCTCAGTTTTTCTCAGGACGCCTCTACTGCGGTACTTAATTCTACCGGTACTCATTTCATAACTTATCTCCCCCAGTGCAACACCGAAGCCTGTGCTGTAGACCTGAAAGATCCGCTTCACGAAGGTTTTATAGCCAACAATACTCCGGCAAAAGTAATTTCAGCTGATATTGTCAGCCAGATAACGGCGCTTGATACCGTCAAAGATGCCTCGGCTTTTATTCTGTTCCGTTTTTACGACGAAGCCACCGCTAAATACACTCTGGTAGCAGGTTTTGACCCTCTTAATGGCACGGCAGTTAAAACTAACTGCTGTGCCGCCGGGGATATTATCCAGGGCGAATTCCTTACCTCAACTGATACCGGGCTGGTCATGCTTGAGGAATCCTTTGCTCTGGCTGAAAACCTTCCGGTAGGTTTCCGGCTGGATATAGGCGGACAGAGCTTTCAGGTGGGGGGAATTATAAATGCGGGCATACGCCCCGGCAAAGCTGATGTCTATATGCCTATAAACGAGCTTCGCACTCTTATAAATACCCGCCTTAATACTGCTCTGCCATCAGATGCAACCAACATTATACTGGTGGAATCTGCCGGTGCAGATGTACATTACCATGCTATAAATCAGGTAGAAGAAATAATGGGTGACCGTAGTCTGGTTTCCACTTATGCCTGTTCCAAACCAGCTTCAACCGCCATGGGCATAGGTGAAAATGGCATCTGGCTGATTTCAGGTATTTTGCTTATAAGCGTAATTGCTTTAGCCTTGAAATCTGAATATTCGGCGGTACTGGAACGGCGGCGGGATATTGGTATCTTAAAAGCCATAGGCCTTAACAACAGCACTATTGTCTGGCAGATAACAGCCCAATCAGTTATACAGGCACTTATCGGAGCCGGAGCAGGTATTTTGCTGGGTATTATACTTATATACACTGTGCCGTTTGCCAGTCTCAGCGGAATTGTCAGCCAGGATACGCTGGGGATTGACTGGACGGTCACGCTGAGCGCTTTCGGTCTGGCCATAGCGGGCGGAATAATAGCCGGGATAATCCCCGCCGTAAGCGAAGCCTCAATGCGCCCGGCTGAAAGCCTGAGGGGGCTCTAG
- a CDS encoding ABC transporter ATP-binding protein codes for MKRSSLEAINLHRSFRKGVQSIPVLRDINLRVEPGEVVVIRGKSGAGKSVLLWILSGLDNPDSGKVLFDGRELNTLSNSQRSELRRSRLGIIFQNFNLIGSWNTYENVAIALRNSALSTLEKSERIHRILADLGLSDRLQNLPSELSIGQQQRVAIARTMAAKPEIILADEPTGDVDPETGAEIIEMLLSPVKAGKAGLVVATHGNFPLAVATRVYTLSDGVLIPFEPSTAPAAQS; via the coding sequence ATGAAAAGGTCCAGCCTGGAAGCCATAAATCTTCACCGTTCTTTCCGGAAAGGTGTCCAATCCATACCCGTTTTACGGGATATCAATCTGAGGGTTGAGCCGGGTGAAGTGGTGGTTATCCGCGGCAAGAGCGGGGCAGGTAAGTCCGTTCTCCTCTGGATATTATCCGGTTTAGACAATCCGGATTCAGGAAAGGTGCTTTTTGACGGGCGGGAATTAAATACACTTAGCAATTCGCAACGCTCTGAACTCCGCCGAAGCCGCCTGGGCATTATTTTCCAGAATTTTAATCTGATTGGTTCGTGGAATACATATGAAAACGTGGCAATCGCCTTACGTAATTCAGCGCTTTCAACGCTTGAAAAATCAGAGCGGATTCACCGTATTTTAGCGGATTTGGGACTATCAGACAGGCTTCAAAATCTGCCCTCAGAGCTAAGCATCGGGCAGCAGCAAAGGGTGGCTATTGCCCGGACAATGGCCGCCAAACCCGAAATAATACTGGCAGATGAGCCCACCGGTGATGTAGACCCCGAAACAGGGGCTGAAATAATAGAGATGCTGCTTTCACCTGTAAAAGCAGGTAAAGCCGGGTTGGTAGTAGCTACCCACGGCAATTTCCCGCTAGCGGTTGCTACCAGGGTATATACTCTAAGCGATGGTGTTTTAATACCGTTTGAACCTTCTACTGCCCCCGCTGCTCAATCCTGA
- the hemW gene encoding radical SAM family heme chaperone HemW, which yields MTENSLALYMHFPFCLKKCGYCSFVSYTNKLEHIPDYVNCLKKEIKLRTDGLCFHSLYFGGGTPSLLSPAQIADIISGIKTSARILPDAEVTLEANPGTLTLQYLEQINRLGINRLSLGIQSFSDVELAVLGRLHNTTQAQDVYKKARAAGFDNINLDLIYGLPHSTPLSFKTNLNEVLKLAPEHISLYGLTLEEDTPMYLQVQKGLLPFMDSEIAADQYQLAEEMLDNAGYRHYEISNWAKPGYQSLHNLTYWQNRPYLGLGVAGHSFFQNCRTANDINLDEYLFCWQNNCPPKPSENIYVDLANQLAETIILGLRLDNGVSAEYVENRFGPCVMDVYYPQIQECVELGLLEEHDRCIRLTPRGRLLSNEVFWRFLP from the coding sequence ATGACTGAAAACAGCCTTGCTTTGTATATGCATTTCCCTTTTTGCCTTAAAAAATGCGGATACTGCTCGTTTGTTTCTTATACAAATAAGCTTGAGCACATACCTGATTATGTAAACTGCCTGAAGAAAGAAATAAAGCTGCGGACAGATGGGCTTTGCTTCCACAGCCTGTATTTTGGCGGGGGCACACCCAGTCTTTTATCACCGGCGCAGATAGCAGATATCATATCCGGTATAAAGACTTCTGCCCGGATTTTACCCGATGCGGAAGTTACCTTAGAAGCAAATCCGGGTACTCTTACCCTGCAGTATCTTGAACAAATAAACCGCCTTGGCATAAACCGCTTGAGCTTGGGTATCCAAAGTTTTTCAGATGTAGAACTGGCAGTGCTGGGGCGTTTGCATAATACCACCCAGGCACAGGATGTATACAAAAAAGCCCGAGCCGCCGGTTTTGACAATATAAACCTTGACCTTATTTATGGCCTGCCCCATTCTACTCCTCTTTCTTTTAAGACCAATCTCAATGAAGTGCTGAAACTGGCACCGGAGCATATTTCACTCTATGGTCTGACTTTGGAGGAAGACACCCCTATGTATCTGCAGGTACAAAAAGGGTTATTGCCCTTTATGGATTCTGAAATTGCCGCTGACCAGTATCAGCTGGCTGAAGAAATGCTGGATAATGCCGGATACCGTCATTATGAGATATCCAACTGGGCTAAACCGGGATACCAAAGCCTCCATAACCTCACCTACTGGCAAAACAGGCCATATCTGGGTTTGGGTGTAGCAGGGCATTCATTTTTTCAAAATTGCCGTACAGCTAATGATATAAATCTTGATGAGTATTTATTCTGCTGGCAGAATAATTGTCCTCCTAAGCCATCTGAAAATATATATGTAGACTTGGCTAATCAGCTGGCGGAAACTATCATACTGGGTCTTCGGTTGGACAACGGGGTAAGTGCCGAATATGTGGAAAACCGTTTCGGCCCGTGCGTTATGGATGTGTATTATCCCCAGATTCAGGAATGTGTTGAGCTTGGGCTCTTGGAAGAACATGACAGATGTATCCGCTTGACACCTAGAGGCCGTTTGCTTTCTAACGAGGTTTTCTGGCGTTTCTTGCCTTAA
- the lepA gene encoding translation elongation factor 4 — protein MSQSSVRNFCIIAHIDHGKSTLADRLIEMTGTLRRDEMCEQVMDSMELERERGITIKAKAIRLRYISKNNQEYRLNLIDTPGHVDFSYEVSRTIAACEGAILVIDATQGIQAQTLANVYLAIEYNLEIIPVINKIDLPGADIPRVMGEIKSVLGYDEDSVIQISAKLGLGVPELLEAIVTRVPAPKGNANLPLRALIFDSHYDPYKGVVAYLRVADGNINKGDDLRLMGQGTEFKVLEAGYFAPAQVAALRLDVGDVGYIATGLKSVGECRVGDTVTLQHGGATQPLIGYHPAKAMVFAGIYPTQTDDYHELREAMEKLSLNDASLSSEPESSPLLGHGFRCGFLGLLHLDIIVERLEREFNLSLVVTSPGVSLTVTRTSGEVLTVVNPNEMPLPHEIARIEEPWVSVVIITPSKYIGTVMDLVRENYGVYKNTEYLGQLAMSELGQRVQLHYDMPLRSILTTFHDQLKSRTQGYASLDYEFIGYRDAHLSKIDVLVNDVPVDAFSRIIPPDKAHEIGEALVKKLKEMIPRQLYQVTLQAAIGSKIVARADISAKRKDVIAKCYGGDITRKRKLLDKQKEGKKKMRQIGKVEVPKEAFLSVLKLQ, from the coding sequence ATGAGTCAATCCAGTGTAAGAAATTTCTGCATTATTGCCCATATAGATCACGGCAAGTCCACTCTGGCTGACCGTTTGATAGAGATGACCGGTACTCTTCGGCGTGACGAAATGTGCGAACAGGTTATGGACAGTATGGAGCTTGAGCGTGAGCGCGGCATAACCATAAAAGCCAAGGCTATCCGTCTGCGTTATATCTCGAAGAACAATCAGGAATACCGCCTGAATCTTATAGACACTCCCGGACACGTGGATTTTTCTTATGAAGTTTCACGGACTATTGCCGCTTGTGAAGGGGCTATCCTTGTCATAGACGCAACTCAAGGCATTCAGGCCCAAACCCTGGCAAACGTTTACCTTGCAATAGAGTACAATCTGGAAATTATTCCGGTTATTAATAAAATCGACCTGCCCGGGGCTGATATCCCGCGGGTAATGGGTGAAATTAAAAGTGTATTGGGTTACGATGAAGATTCCGTAATCCAAATCAGTGCAAAATTGGGTTTGGGCGTACCGGAATTGCTGGAAGCTATTGTAACCAGAGTGCCTGCCCCCAAGGGTAATGCTAATCTGCCTCTGCGGGCGCTTATATTTGATTCACATTATGACCCATACAAAGGTGTGGTTGCCTATTTGCGGGTAGCCGACGGTAATATAAACAAGGGTGATGACCTGCGCCTGATGGGACAAGGCACAGAATTCAAAGTGCTTGAAGCCGGATATTTTGCCCCTGCCCAGGTAGCTGCTTTGAGGCTTGATGTAGGTGATGTAGGTTATATAGCCACCGGGCTTAAGTCTGTAGGTGAATGCCGAGTGGGTGATACAGTGACACTGCAGCATGGGGGTGCAACCCAGCCGCTTATTGGTTATCATCCGGCCAAAGCCATGGTCTTTGCCGGCATCTATCCCACCCAGACAGATGACTATCACGAACTGCGTGAAGCTATGGAAAAGCTAAGCCTGAATGATGCTTCACTATCTTCTGAACCGGAATCCAGCCCGCTTTTAGGTCACGGATTCCGCTGCGGTTTCTTGGGGCTGCTCCATCTGGATATAATAGTTGAAAGGCTGGAACGTGAATTTAACCTTTCACTGGTAGTAACCTCCCCCGGTGTCAGCCTGACAGTCACCCGTACCAGCGGTGAAGTCCTTACAGTCGTAAACCCAAATGAAATGCCTTTGCCACACGAAATAGCCCGTATTGAAGAGCCGTGGGTTTCGGTGGTGATTATAACCCCTTCAAAATATATCGGTACGGTTATGGATTTAGTCCGGGAAAATTACGGCGTTTATAAAAATACCGAGTATCTGGGGCAGCTGGCCATGAGTGAGCTTGGGCAGCGGGTACAGCTTCATTACGATATGCCTCTGCGCTCCATACTCACCACTTTTCATGACCAACTGAAAAGCCGCACTCAGGGTTATGCCTCATTGGACTACGAGTTTATCGGCTACCGCGATGCTCATCTTTCCAAGATAGACGTTCTGGTGAATGATGTACCGGTAGATGCTTTCAGCCGTATTATTCCTCCGGATAAAGCTCATGAAATAGGTGAAGCACTGGTAAAGAAGCTGAAGGAAATGATACCCAGACAGCTATATCAAGTCACTCTTCAGGCGGCTATCGGCAGTAAAATTGTGGCACGGGCTGACATATCTGCCAAACGCAAAGATGTAATTGCCAAGTGTTACGGCGGTGATATTACCCGTAAACGTAAACTTCTGGATAAACAGAAGGAAGGCAAGAAGAAAATGCGTCAAATTGGCAAAGTGGAAGTGCCAAAAGAAGCATTTTTAAGTGTCCTGAAACTTCAATAA